A window of the Burkholderia sp. 9120 genome harbors these coding sequences:
- a CDS encoding EAL domain-containing protein: MVKPHPNRTHSGPSRRRDTTSFAGLALHRDLIGKAFTAIVVAFILSAIGLNTFLARRQTHEQENSVGTLHEWGRLKRDLDQVQQTMLDDHGELNTLIGTRAFYKRAPYFFPMATLLDLTNDARSGCHSSQDCLSRLDELDDLMRKLGEHSQALAIRVNARPGSVSLGDPELSEIDAYFYSVLEHVVDVRMEADATLDSVVSKSSSDSKWVSNALLVSGFTAAALLLVLLRWNARIARRLRAALRLADSARARYQRFFDEHPLPIWIYDNESLRLVAANGAAQRSFGYQEEELLDMSLEDVHSADEFGRLKTFFESNSGATFGETRAAGVWHYQTRAGEQKSMAVHHLNVAFEGRASTMAVMVDVTLELVARAELFESKQTLEYVLDHIPQGIAWKNAKHRYVGGNEIYARDAGLSSREALIGLSDHDLLWGTDANVAQDEDVRVMSGQLTRRHFERSAIAVNGSEVWISETKLPLKDQNGNIVGVLIAYDNITARRNAELVLRLQGRAIDASINGIVIAEVRPERNVVMFANAAFERITGYSSADVTGSDCDSLFQLTGDPQKWAEVRAALDHHTEANVTLACFRKNGERFWNNVLVAPVRDEQGQVTHHVGVMSDVTALVEYQARLEHQAKYDVLTELPNRTLLDERLCEAIKRASDAGSQVSVMFLDLDRFKEVNDSLGHRVGDTLLASVARRLQRLVRSTDLVARYGGDEFIIVAARASSEQLVPMLERLIAAMTEPFYVGERELYVEASVGVSTFPQDGADADTLIRNADAAMYLAKSRGRNGYQFYRPELNRAAAERLQLSTRLRRAAKTKSLQVAYQPQIDMVTGRIFGAEALLRWHDAELGVVSPAVFIPIAEETGLIQGIGEWVLRTACEQTSQWRAQGLPPIRVSVNVSPVQLERSDLVGVVRAALHDSGCDADMLELEVTEGALMRNADDAARVLHDLRELGVKIAIDDFGTGYSSLSYLQRFSVDRIKIDKVFVQEIGRGTEYEALTLAVIAIAEALKFDVIAEGVETDVQRGFLVEHGCSEGQGFLYSAAVSGDAIAGMLRSAAAQADLSQQGEYAD, translated from the coding sequence ATGGTAAAGCCGCATCCCAACCGCACGCATAGCGGACCGTCGAGACGACGCGACACCACCAGCTTTGCCGGGCTGGCATTGCATCGCGATCTCATCGGCAAGGCTTTTACGGCCATTGTCGTCGCGTTCATTCTCTCCGCGATCGGCCTGAATACCTTTCTGGCGCGCCGGCAGACGCACGAGCAGGAGAATTCCGTCGGCACGCTGCATGAGTGGGGTCGCCTGAAGCGCGACCTCGATCAGGTTCAGCAGACCATGCTGGACGATCACGGCGAACTGAACACGTTGATCGGCACCCGCGCGTTTTATAAGCGCGCGCCGTACTTCTTTCCCATGGCGACGTTGCTCGATCTGACCAACGACGCCCGTTCAGGCTGCCATAGTAGTCAGGACTGCCTGTCACGGCTGGACGAGCTCGACGATCTGATGCGCAAGCTCGGCGAGCACAGCCAGGCGTTGGCGATACGCGTCAACGCACGGCCGGGCAGCGTCAGCCTCGGCGATCCGGAACTCAGCGAAATCGACGCGTATTTCTACAGCGTGCTCGAACATGTGGTCGATGTGCGGATGGAAGCGGACGCTACGCTCGATTCCGTCGTCAGCAAATCGTCGTCGGACTCGAAGTGGGTGTCCAACGCGCTGCTGGTCAGCGGCTTCACGGCCGCGGCGTTGTTGCTGGTGCTGCTGCGCTGGAATGCCCGCATCGCGCGACGGTTGCGTGCTGCGTTGCGCCTGGCTGATTCCGCGCGCGCCCGCTATCAGCGCTTCTTCGACGAACATCCGTTGCCGATCTGGATCTACGACAACGAGTCGCTCAGGCTCGTCGCGGCCAATGGCGCCGCACAGCGCAGCTTCGGCTATCAGGAAGAGGAACTGCTCGACATGTCGCTCGAAGACGTCCATTCGGCGGATGAGTTCGGCCGTCTCAAGACGTTCTTCGAATCGAATTCCGGTGCGACCTTCGGTGAAACTCGCGCAGCCGGTGTATGGCACTACCAGACCCGCGCCGGCGAGCAAAAGTCGATGGCGGTTCATCACCTGAACGTCGCGTTCGAAGGCCGCGCGTCCACGATGGCCGTCATGGTGGACGTCACGCTCGAACTGGTGGCGCGCGCCGAACTGTTCGAATCGAAGCAGACGCTCGAGTACGTACTCGACCATATTCCGCAAGGCATCGCGTGGAAGAACGCGAAACATCGCTATGTCGGCGGCAACGAGATTTACGCGCGCGACGCAGGGTTGTCGTCGCGAGAAGCGCTGATCGGACTCAGCGATCACGATCTGCTGTGGGGCACCGACGCCAATGTCGCTCAGGACGAAGACGTCCGCGTCATGTCCGGCCAGTTGACCCGCCGCCATTTCGAACGCAGCGCCATTGCAGTGAACGGCTCCGAAGTGTGGATTTCGGAAACCAAGCTGCCGCTCAAAGACCAGAACGGCAACATCGTCGGCGTGCTGATCGCCTATGACAACATCACCGCGCGGCGCAATGCGGAACTCGTGCTGCGCCTGCAGGGCCGCGCCATCGACGCCAGCATCAACGGCATCGTGATCGCGGAAGTCCGCCCCGAGCGCAATGTCGTGATGTTCGCCAATGCGGCGTTCGAGCGCATTACCGGTTACTCGTCCGCCGATGTGACCGGCTCGGATTGCGATTCGTTGTTCCAGCTAACCGGCGATCCGCAGAAATGGGCCGAGGTGCGCGCCGCGCTGGATCATCACACTGAGGCCAACGTCACGCTGGCCTGTTTCCGCAAGAACGGCGAGCGGTTCTGGAACAACGTGCTGGTGGCGCCGGTGCGCGACGAGCAGGGGCAGGTCACGCATCACGTGGGCGTTATGAGCGACGTCACCGCGCTCGTCGAATATCAGGCTCGTCTCGAACACCAGGCGAAATACGATGTATTGACCGAACTGCCCAATCGCACGCTACTCGACGAGCGTCTGTGTGAAGCGATCAAACGCGCGTCGGACGCGGGCAGTCAGGTCTCGGTCATGTTCCTCGATCTCGATCGCTTCAAGGAGGTCAACGATTCGCTCGGTCACCGGGTGGGCGACACCTTGCTCGCCAGCGTGGCGAGGCGGCTGCAACGGCTGGTGCGCTCCACCGACCTGGTGGCACGCTACGGCGGCGACGAGTTCATCATCGTCGCCGCGCGCGCGAGCAGCGAGCAACTGGTGCCCATGCTCGAACGCCTGATCGCCGCGATGACGGAACCGTTCTACGTCGGCGAACGGGAGCTGTACGTGGAAGCCAGCGTCGGCGTCAGCACCTTCCCGCAAGACGGCGCGGACGCCGACACCTTGATCCGCAATGCCGACGCGGCGATGTACCTCGCGAAGTCGCGCGGCCGCAACGGCTACCAGTTTTACCGGCCCGAACTGAATCGGGCAGCCGCAGAACGCCTGCAACTGTCCACCCGGCTGCGTCGTGCCGCGAAAACGAAGTCATTGCAGGTCGCCTACCAGCCGCAAATCGACATGGTGACGGGACGCATCTTCGGCGCCGAAGCGCTGCTGCGCTGGCACGATGCGGAACTGGGCGTGGTCTCGCCCGCAGTGTTCATTCCGATCGCCGAGGAAACCGGCCTGATTCAAGGGATCGGCGAGTGGGTGTTGCGGACCGCCTGCGAGCAGACGAGCCAATGGCGGGCGCAGGGGCTGCCGCCGATCCGCGTGTCGGTGAATGTCTCGCCGGTTCAGCTGGAACGCTCCGATCTGGTCGGCGTGGTGCGCGCCGCGTTGCACGACAGCGGCTGCGACGCGGACATGCTCGAACTCGAAGTGACGGAAGGCGCGCTGATGCGCAACGCCGACGACGCCGCGCGCGTGCTACACGATCTGCGCGAGCTCGGCGTGAAGATCGCGATCGACGACTTCGGCACCGGCTATTCCAGCTTGAGCTATCTGCAACGCTTCAGCGTGGACCGGATCAAGATCGACAAGGTGTTCGTCCAGGAGATCGGCAGAGGGACGGAATATGAAGCGCTGACGCTCGCGGTGATCGCGATTGCCGAAGCGCTGAAGTTCGATGTGATTGCCGAAGGCGTCGAGACCGATGTGCAGCGCGGCTTTCTGGTCGAGCACGGTTGCAGCGAAGGACAGGGCTTTCTGTACAGCGCCGCGGTTTCGGGCGACGCTATCGCGGGCATGCTGCGCTCCGCGGCGGCCCAGGCCG